One genomic region from Terriglobus aquaticus encodes:
- the gap gene encoding type I glyceraldehyde-3-phosphate dehydrogenase translates to MAVKVGINGFGRIGRNVFRTALGNPEIEFVAVNDLTSPATLAHLLKYDSILGNLKNEVTAGDDYISVDGKKIKVFAERDPAKLPWAEVGAQVVVESTGHFTDATKAKAHLGETVKKVIISAPATNEDATIVLGVNEGIYDAAKHHVVSNASCTTNCLAPVVKVLHDTFGITSGIMTTIHSYTNDQVILDFPHKDIRRARAAALSMIPTSTGAAKALKLVIPEMAGKLDGFAIRVPTPNVSVVDLTFNTEKPITIESINAALKQASLEGPLKGYLGFTDEELVSADFRGDSRSSIVDSKLTKVVGDKTGKVISWYDNEWGYSSRVKDMILFLAAKGL, encoded by the coding sequence TCGCACCGCGCTGGGCAATCCTGAAATCGAATTTGTCGCGGTCAACGACCTCACCAGCCCCGCCACGCTGGCGCACCTGCTGAAGTACGACTCGATCCTCGGCAACCTGAAGAACGAGGTCACCGCCGGTGACGACTACATCAGCGTGGACGGCAAAAAGATCAAAGTCTTCGCCGAACGCGATCCCGCCAAGCTGCCCTGGGCTGAAGTGGGCGCACAGGTCGTCGTCGAGTCCACCGGCCACTTCACCGACGCCACCAAGGCCAAGGCACACCTGGGCGAGACCGTGAAGAAGGTGATCATCTCCGCTCCAGCGACGAACGAGGACGCGACCATTGTCCTAGGTGTGAACGAGGGCATCTACGACGCGGCGAAGCACCACGTGGTCAGCAACGCAAGCTGCACCACCAACTGCCTCGCACCGGTGGTCAAGGTGCTGCACGACACCTTCGGCATCACCAGCGGCATCATGACGACGATCCACAGCTACACCAACGATCAGGTCATCCTGGACTTCCCGCACAAAGACATTCGCCGTGCTCGTGCCGCCGCGCTCAGCATGATCCCCACCTCCACCGGCGCTGCGAAAGCCCTCAAGCTCGTCATCCCGGAGATGGCCGGCAAGCTCGACGGCTTCGCCATCCGCGTCCCCACACCCAACGTCTCGGTCGTCGACCTCACCTTCAACACGGAGAAGCCGATCACCATCGAATCCATAAACGCTGCCCTGAAGCAGGCATCGCTTGAAGGTCCGCTGAAGGGCTATCTCGGGTTCACGGACGAAGAGTTGGTCTCTGCTGACTTCCGAGGCGATTCGCGTTCCTCCATCGTCGATTCCAAGCTGACCAAGGTGGTCGGTGACAAGACCGGCAAGGTCATCAGTTGGTACGACAACGAGTGGGGCTACAGCTCGCGCGTGAAGGACATGATCCTGTTCCTCGCAGCCAAGGGGCTCTAA
- a CDS encoding DUF2164 domain-containing protein, translating into MAASLEITAPLRAQAISSIQRYAEENLGDPLGDLAAGNLLDYFLSEIAPLIYNQAVSDVQERLQHRIGELHGEIYADTFQYWTRLEKRRKSRS; encoded by the coding sequence TTGGCCGCATCCCTCGAAATCACCGCCCCGCTTCGCGCACAGGCCATCAGTTCCATCCAGCGGTACGCGGAAGAGAACCTGGGCGACCCGCTCGGAGATCTCGCCGCCGGCAACCTCCTCGACTACTTCCTCTCGGAGATCGCACCGCTCATCTACAATCAGGCCGTCTCCGACGTGCAGGAGCGCCTGCAGCATCGCATCGGCGAACTTCACGGCGAAATCTACGCTGACACCTTCCAGTACTGGACCCGTCTCGAGAAGCGCCGCAAATCGCGCAGCTGA
- a CDS encoding phosphoglycerate kinase, with product MDFLSIRDLDLHGKRVFIRVDFNVPLSKDGGEILDDTRIRETLPTIEFALRAKARVILAAHLGRPKGQRVESMSLRPVVDRLRMLLDADLGASRNVAFSPDCVGEIAHELVDHLEYGQALLLENLRFHAGEEKNDPEFAKQLASLADVFVNDAFGAAHRAHASTEGITHFVSQSAAGLLLEKELSYLGKALDQPDRPFVAIIGGAKVSDKIEVIDNLLNKVDALLIGGGMAYTFLNAKGQKTGKSLVEADKVDVAAAALKKAEEKGVCLLLPVDHVLADRFAADATTQIFDGTGDFPAEQMALDIGPKTIELFTEEIRPARLIIWNGPMGVFEMPAFAKGTIAVAHAVADNEDATTIVGGGDSVSAVHAAGVADRISHISTGGGASLEFLEGKTLPGVAALTRR from the coding sequence ATGGACTTCCTCTCCATCCGCGACCTCGACCTGCACGGCAAGCGCGTCTTCATTCGCGTCGACTTCAACGTCCCGCTCTCGAAAGACGGCGGTGAGATCCTTGACGACACCCGCATCCGCGAGACGCTGCCAACCATCGAGTTCGCCCTGCGCGCCAAAGCCCGCGTCATCCTCGCCGCCCACCTTGGGCGACCCAAGGGGCAGCGCGTCGAAAGCATGAGCCTGCGTCCCGTGGTCGACCGCCTCCGCATGCTGCTCGACGCTGATCTCGGTGCATCGCGCAATGTGGCGTTTTCTCCGGACTGCGTTGGCGAAATCGCGCACGAGCTGGTGGATCATCTCGAGTACGGCCAGGCGCTCCTCCTCGAAAACCTGCGCTTTCACGCGGGTGAAGAGAAGAACGATCCTGAGTTCGCCAAGCAGCTTGCCAGCCTGGCCGATGTCTTCGTCAACGACGCCTTCGGCGCTGCTCATCGCGCTCACGCTTCCACGGAAGGCATCACGCACTTCGTCTCACAAAGCGCCGCGGGACTGCTGCTGGAGAAAGAACTGAGCTATCTCGGCAAGGCACTCGATCAGCCCGATCGCCCTTTCGTTGCCATCATCGGCGGCGCCAAGGTTTCAGACAAGATCGAAGTCATCGACAACCTGCTCAACAAAGTCGATGCGCTCCTGATCGGTGGTGGCATGGCGTACACCTTCCTCAACGCCAAGGGTCAGAAGACCGGCAAAAGTCTTGTCGAAGCCGACAAGGTCGACGTCGCTGCCGCAGCGTTGAAGAAAGCGGAAGAGAAGGGCGTATGCCTCCTCTTGCCCGTCGATCACGTGCTTGCCGACCGTTTCGCCGCCGACGCAACGACGCAGATCTTTGATGGCACGGGTGACTTCCCTGCGGAACAGATGGCCCTCGACATCGGCCCGAAAACAATTGAGCTCTTCACGGAAGAGATCCGCCCCGCACGTCTCATTATCTGGAATGGCCCCATGGGAGTCTTCGAAATGCCAGCCTTCGCCAAAGGCACCATCGCCGTCGCTCATGCCGTTGCCGACAACGAAGATGCAACCACAATCGTCGGCGGCGGCGATTCGGTCTCGGCAGTCCACGCGGCCGGCGTTGCCGATCGCATCAGCCACATCTCCACCGGTGGCGGCGCCTCGCTGGAGTTCCTGGAAGGAAAAACATTGCCCGGTGTTGCGGCGCTCACGCGCCGCTAG
- the tpiA gene encoding triose-phosphate isomerase — MRKKIIAANWKMYKNPRESLSFLDTFLPLVAGHERDEILIFPTATSLSTVIDRVEGTNVHAGAQTMHWLNEGPFTGQTSPTMLTSIGTTHVLLGHSERRLYANESYEHVNLKLKAAIAHDLIPILCLGEMLADRQTGYTKDTLLAQMGAALANLPTEKAQTLVIAYEPVWAIGTGSTATPDVADQAHAIIRGDLKNRFGPVVADAARILYGGSVKPDNVSALLAMPNIDGALIGGASLDPHSLALMVQYAAQ; from the coding sequence ATGCGCAAGAAAATCATTGCGGCCAACTGGAAGATGTACAAGAACCCGAGGGAGTCTCTTTCTTTCCTCGACACATTCTTGCCTCTGGTTGCCGGACACGAGCGCGATGAAATCCTGATCTTCCCCACCGCCACGTCCCTGTCCACCGTCATCGACCGCGTGGAAGGCACCAACGTGCATGCCGGCGCCCAGACCATGCACTGGCTCAACGAGGGTCCATTTACCGGCCAAACGTCGCCCACCATGCTCACCAGCATCGGCACCACGCACGTTCTGCTGGGCCACTCCGAACGCCGCCTCTACGCCAACGAGAGCTACGAGCACGTCAACCTGAAGCTGAAAGCCGCGATCGCGCACGACCTCATCCCGATACTCTGCCTTGGCGAAATGTTGGCGGACCGCCAAACCGGCTACACCAAAGACACGCTGCTGGCCCAAATGGGCGCAGCCCTGGCAAACTTGCCCACCGAAAAGGCGCAGACTCTCGTCATCGCGTACGAGCCCGTCTGGGCCATCGGCACCGGTTCCACAGCAACCCCGGACGTTGCGGACCAGGCTCATGCCATCATTCGCGGCGACCTGAAGAACCGCTTCGGTCCCGTTGTGGCCGATGCCGCTCGCATTCTGTATGGCGGGTCCGTCAAGCCGGACAACGTCAGTGCACTGCTGGCCATGCCCAACATTGATGGTGCCCTGATCGGCGGAGCCAGCCTGGATCCACACTCGCTCGCGTTGATGGTCCAGTACGCCGCACAGTAG
- the lepB gene encoding signal peptidase I, whose protein sequence is MAWQRSGGSGRAGKGDSTRNEWARDVVIAVIASLLIILFLYQPVRVEGTSMVPMLQDQDRLFISKIAYRVGQIHRGDVVVFQYPRDLSKSYIKRVIGLPGDRVSIQHGTVYINGVALQEPYVPARYADERSEPETEIPAGEYYVMGDHRSISFDSREFGPVAKALIYGKAEFVYWPFREAGVVR, encoded by the coding sequence TTGGCATGGCAGCGCAGTGGGGGCAGCGGGCGGGCAGGTAAGGGCGACAGCACCCGCAATGAGTGGGCGCGCGATGTCGTGATCGCGGTGATTGCGTCGCTGCTGATCATCCTTTTTCTGTATCAGCCGGTTCGCGTGGAAGGCACCAGCATGGTGCCGATGCTGCAGGACCAGGATCGCTTATTCATCAGCAAAATCGCGTACCGGGTGGGACAGATTCACCGGGGCGATGTCGTGGTGTTCCAATATCCGCGTGATCTTTCAAAGAGCTACATCAAGCGGGTGATCGGTTTGCCAGGGGATCGGGTCTCCATTCAGCACGGCACGGTGTACATCAATGGTGTGGCGTTGCAGGAACCGTACGTTCCGGCGCGATACGCGGATGAGCGCTCCGAGCCCGAAACAGAGATTCCCGCAGGGGAGTATTACGTGATGGGAGATCACCGCTCCATCTCGTTTGACAGCCGGGAGTTTGGCCCAGTGGCCAAGGCCTTGATCTATGGCAAGGCCGAGTTTGTGTACTGGCCGTTTCGTGAGGCTGGCGTGGTTCGGTAG